A window of Elgaria multicarinata webbii isolate HBS135686 ecotype San Diego chromosome 2, rElgMul1.1.pri, whole genome shotgun sequence contains these coding sequences:
- the TIMM9 gene encoding mitochondrial import inner membrane translocase subunit Tim9 — protein sequence MAGQISESDQIKQFKEFLGTYNKLTETCFLDCVKDFTSREVKPEEMSCSEHCLQKYLKMTQRISMRFQEYHIQQNEALAAKAGLLGQPR from the exons ATGGCTGGGCAAATATCAGAATCTGATCAGATCAAACAG TTCAAGGAATTTCTTGGGACGTACAACAAACTGACAGAAACCTGCTTCCTGGATTGTGTGAAAGATTTCACTAGCCGAGAAGTTAAGCCAGAAGAG ATGAGTTGTTCAGAACACTGTCTACAGAAGTATTTAAAAATGACCCAGAGGATATCTATGAGATTCCAGGAGTACCATATTCAGCAGAATGAAGCACTCGCTGCTAAAGCAGGACTTCTTGGCCAGCCTCGCTAG
- the TOMM20L gene encoding TOMM20-like protein 1 yields MERWPRRALPWLLVGACCGLAVLGCCLYFDAKRRSAPDFKRRLREKRRKEHEKAKEREAELWQLKETAKVQEFFLQEIQLGELWLARGEHKKSTEHLANAISVCRHPNQLMQVLEQTLPPQVFEMLVHSIPYAMQRLETALNKQDDRDE; encoded by the exons ATGGAGCGGTGGCCGCGTCGGGCGCTGCCCTGGCTGCTGGTGGGCGCCTGCTGCGGCCTGGCCGTGCTCGGCTGCTGCCTCTATTTCGACGCGAAGCGGCGGAGCGCCCCCGACTTCAAACGGAGGCTGAGGGAAA aaagaagaaaagaacatgaAAAGGCAAAAGAGCGTGAAGCAGAG TTATGGCAGCTGAAAGAAACAGCTAAGGTACAAGAGTTCTTTCTGCAAGAGATACAGCTGGGAGAGCTCTGGCTGGCAAGAG GAGAGCACAAGAAGAGCACTGAACACCTCGCAAATGCCATTTCAGTGTGTAGACATCCAAACCAGTTGATGCAAGTCCTGGAACAGACTCTACCTCCCCAAGTATTTGAGATGCTTGTGCACAGCATTCCATATGCAATGCAA CGACTTGAGACAGCCCTGAACAAGCAGGATGATAGAGACGAATGA